The Spirochaeta isovalerica genome includes a window with the following:
- a CDS encoding DUF4395 domain-containing protein — protein MKTLNRPYRVNEAVVRGIALQVLFLSLLTLFTGSLIPAFLLAGDFAIRVFLIPRFSPLAYISGKIIAPLARFKRKQIVFKPKRFAAMIGLSLSAASVVFLLNQASGPALFLLGMLALFSFLEAVFRFCAGCRIFGLLMKLGLVKEEQCPDCVFLDGTGI, from the coding sequence ATGAAAACATTGAATAGACCATATAGAGTCAATGAAGCCGTCGTCAGAGGGATAGCCCTGCAGGTGCTGTTCCTCAGTCTTCTGACATTGTTTACAGGAAGTCTGATTCCCGCATTTCTCCTTGCGGGAGATTTTGCCATCAGGGTATTTCTCATACCGCGGTTCAGCCCCTTAGCCTATATTTCGGGCAAAATCATCGCCCCCCTGGCCCGTTTCAAAAGAAAACAGATTGTGTTCAAACCCAAAAGATTTGCCGCTATGATCGGACTCAGCTTATCTGCCGCTTCGGTAGTCTTTCTGCTTAACCAGGCTTCCGGACCGGCGCTATTCCTTCTGGGAATGCTCGCCCTCTTCTCTTTTCTCGAAGCGGTGTTCCGTTTCTGCGCGGGGTGCCGGATTTTCGGGCTTTTGATGAAACTGGGGCTGGTGAAAGAGGAGCAGTGTCCCGATTGCGTTTTTCTTGACGGAACAGGTATCTGA
- the citG gene encoding triphosphoribosyl-dephospho-CoA synthase CitG produces MTFNRPEERIASLAVEAMLHEAAAGPKPGLVDRYNNGAHKDMDLFTFCSSAAVLHPYFSSMTETGFHFTGSDLLNLLRQIRPIGIEAEKAMFEATSGINTHKGLIFSLGILCASAGYLLKNETPGKNITGDDLCGIASQMCRGIVERELAVSNRKQTHGEKLFQDSGTTGIRGEAEAGFPSVTGSALPALRRSAGEWNNRLVDILLLLMTEVEDSNVLHRGGTESLKRVKEQAGEALEAGGSGNLKGREILHRMDRDFAERNISPGGCADLLAVTIFLYKLENII; encoded by the coding sequence GTGACTTTTAACAGGCCGGAGGAGCGGATCGCTTCTCTGGCCGTGGAAGCCATGCTCCATGAGGCGGCGGCCGGTCCCAAACCGGGACTGGTCGACCGCTATAACAACGGCGCTCATAAGGATATGGATCTTTTTACCTTCTGCAGCAGCGCCGCGGTTCTTCACCCCTATTTTTCCTCTATGACAGAAACAGGCTTTCATTTCACCGGTTCTGATCTGTTGAACCTTCTGCGGCAGATCCGGCCCATAGGAATCGAAGCGGAAAAGGCCATGTTCGAGGCGACCTCCGGCATCAACACTCACAAAGGACTAATCTTCTCGCTGGGTATCCTCTGCGCTTCGGCGGGATATCTTCTGAAAAACGAGACTCCGGGTAAAAACATCACAGGAGATGATCTCTGCGGAATTGCATCGCAAATGTGCCGGGGCATTGTGGAGAGAGAGCTGGCCGTTTCAAACCGGAAACAGACCCACGGTGAAAAGCTCTTCCAGGATTCGGGAACGACAGGAATACGGGGGGAAGCGGAAGCGGGATTCCCCTCTGTGACCGGGTCGGCTTTACCGGCTTTACGCCGATCTGCCGGAGAGTGGAACAACCGTCTGGTCGATATTCTGCTTCTTTTAATGACAGAAGTCGAAGACAGCAACGTGCTTCACCGGGGAGGAACCGAATCCCTTAAGAGGGTGAAAGAGCAAGCCGGAGAAGCTCTTGAGGCGGGAGGATCCGGGAACCTTAAGGGTAGGGAAATTCTTCACCGGATGGACCGGGACTTCGCAGAGCGCAATATCAGCCCGGGCGGTTGTGCCGATCTTCTGGCTGTTACGATTTTTTTGTATAAACTGGAAAACATCATATAA
- the citF gene encoding citrate lyase subunit alpha, translating into MPLNAVKREIPQSLPGFDVIKPFEGAFENTPLVRKEKGIRNVPKLNKLVETVEQAVLKTELKDGMTISFHHHFRNGDYILNMVLDVIANLGIKNLTLASSSLTDAHSPLVGHIKNGVVTQIYTSGLRGELGEFISNGGMENPVLIHSHGGRARAIETRKISIDVAFLGVPSSDVYGNSNGYTGKSACGSLGYAKVDAEWAKKVVLITDFLVEYPNTPFSIHQDQVDYIVKVDSVGDPNGISTGATRMTKNPRDLLIARNAADVIVSSGYFEDGFSIQTGSGGASLATTKYLRDYMIERNVKASWGLGGITSQMVKLHEEGLITKLLDTQSFDLDAVKSIANNRYHTEISASYYANPLNKGCAVNKLNVVILSALEIDVNFNVNVLTGSDGVLRGASGGHSDTAVGSGLSIIVAPLIRGRTATVVDNVQTIITPGETVDVLVTDRGIAVNPRRQDVLKRLRETTLPLYTIEELRDKAQRVAGTPEKIEFEEKVVALVEYRDGTIIDVVHQVKS; encoded by the coding sequence CTTTAAATGCAGTAAAAAGAGAAATACCCCAATCCCTGCCGGGATTTGATGTCATAAAACCGTTCGAAGGGGCTTTCGAAAACACCCCTCTGGTCAGGAAGGAAAAAGGGATCCGCAATGTTCCCAAGCTGAACAAACTGGTTGAAACAGTGGAACAGGCGGTTCTGAAAACAGAATTGAAAGACGGTATGACCATATCGTTCCATCATCACTTCCGCAATGGAGACTATATTCTCAATATGGTACTGGATGTCATTGCCAATCTGGGAATCAAAAATCTGACACTGGCTTCCAGTTCCCTGACCGATGCCCACTCGCCCCTCGTCGGGCATATCAAAAACGGCGTGGTGACCCAGATCTATACGAGCGGCCTGAGAGGAGAGCTGGGAGAGTTTATCTCCAACGGAGGCATGGAAAATCCGGTGCTCATCCACAGCCACGGCGGACGGGCCCGCGCCATCGAAACGCGGAAAATCAGTATCGATGTGGCCTTCCTCGGCGTTCCCTCCTCCGATGTCTACGGCAATTCGAACGGATACACGGGCAAATCAGCCTGCGGCTCCCTCGGTTATGCCAAGGTCGATGCCGAATGGGCGAAAAAAGTGGTCCTCATAACCGATTTTCTCGTGGAATATCCCAATACGCCTTTCAGTATCCACCAGGATCAGGTGGACTATATCGTCAAAGTCGATTCGGTTGGGGATCCCAACGGAATCAGCACCGGAGCAACGAGAATGACAAAGAACCCGAGAGATCTGCTCATTGCCCGCAACGCCGCCGACGTGATTGTTTCATCGGGCTATTTTGAGGACGGTTTCTCTATTCAGACAGGTTCGGGCGGCGCCTCGCTGGCGACGACCAAGTATCTTCGCGACTACATGATCGAGAGAAATGTGAAAGCGAGCTGGGGTCTGGGAGGCATTACCAGCCAGATGGTCAAGCTTCATGAAGAAGGGCTGATCACCAAGCTTCTCGATACCCAGAGCTTTGACCTCGACGCCGTTAAATCCATTGCCAACAACCGCTACCACACGGAAATTTCCGCGTCCTATTACGCCAATCCTCTGAATAAGGGGTGCGCCGTTAACAAACTGAATGTGGTTATACTCAGCGCTCTGGAAATCGATGTGAACTTTAATGTCAATGTCCTGACCGGATCGGACGGAGTTTTGCGCGGCGCCTCGGGAGGCCATTCCGATACGGCCGTCGGTTCGGGCCTTTCCATTATAGTGGCCCCTCTGATCCGCGGCCGGACAGCTACGGTCGTGGACAACGTCCAGACCATAATAACGCCGGGCGAGACCGTCGACGTGCTGGTTACGGACCGGGGAATAGCCGTAAACCCCAGAAGACAGGATGTTCTGAAGAGGCTTCGGGAAACCACCCTCCCCCTCTACACAATAGAGGAGCTCAGAGACAAAGCCCAGAGAGTGGCGGGAACCCCGGAAAAAATCGAGTTCGAAGAAAAAGTCGTCGCTCTGGTGGAATACCGCGACGGCACCATTATCGACGTTGTTCACCAGGTCAAATCGTGA